A genomic window from Silene latifolia isolate original U9 population chromosome Y, ASM4854445v1, whole genome shotgun sequence includes:
- the LOC141631817 gene encoding uncharacterized protein LOC141631817: MGERIGGTDVTLAEILPMRKALDDCQLQEGKMIGSYFTWNNKQDDGTRVYSKIDRVLINDAWLQRFPDSVAQFLPEGHFDHCPCVIQFNRTSAWKKAPFKYFNIWALADNFDEVVQHRWQEDIDGSPMFRNFQEQLRHDPLNNEMCKAERACAQELMGLRKAREMYLAQKAKESWVKDGDSNTSFFH, translated from the exons ATGGGGGAAAGGATTGGAGGAACTGATGTTACATTGGCTGAGATCTTACCTATGAGGAAAGCCTTGGATGACTGTCAGTTACAAGAAGGGAAAATGATTGGGTCCTATTTCACTTGGAACAACAAGCAAGATGATGGGACTAGAGTTTATAGTAAGATAGATAGGGTGCTGATTAATGATGCTTGGCTTCAGAGGTTTCCTGACTCAGTGGCTCAATTCCTCCCTGAGGGGCATTTTGATCACTGTCCTTGTGTGATCCAGTTCAATAGGACCAGTGCATGGAAAAAGGCACCTTTCAAGTACTTCAATATCTGGGCACTTGCTGATAATTTTGATGAGGTTGTGCAACATAGATGGCAGGAGGATATTGATGGCTCTCCTATGTTTAGG AACTTTCAGGAGCAATTAAGGCATGATCCACTTAACAATGAGATGTGTAAAGCTGAAAGAGCTTGTGCTCAGGAGCTGATGGGTTTAAGGAAGGCTAGGGAGATGTATCTAGCTCAGAAAGCCAAAGAAAGTTGGGTTAAAGATGGGGATTCTAACACTTCATTTTTTCACTAA